The DNA sequence ATTCGCCATGGGTGCTTCATCCCAAATGATCAAAGATGTCTTTAATAGAAGTTTGGCTAATTGGCTCCCATGTCGGATTTCACAAGTTGACTCTGTGGTGACATCAATTGGAATATGAAATCGTGAATGCGTTGTCCTTCCATTGGGCATCAACAATGCTGCAATGCTTGCGGTTGCAACTGGCAATACTATTTTCGATCTTGATCTTAGGTTTGAAATAATTGTATTCCACATGAAGGTTTTACCAGTACCACCATGTCCGCTGATGAAAAAtaaatggccttcttcatcctCAACAGATTGTATTATTGCGTCATAAGCTCTTTTCTAGCAAGCATTTAGAGAAATAACTGATTTTTCATGTTGTACCTTTAGCTCTTCTACGTCATAGTCCAGCTCCTCATTGACCAGCCTATTGGTTGAATCTCTCAGTAATGATGTGTTAAGTTGGGGGCATCCCATCTATGTCTCTCAAGCTTTTTCCCAACTTCTGCATGAGTGTTTCAATTTCGACCAATGTGTATGCTTCTACTTGTTCTTTGGTTAGCTGAAGGCATTTATTTCTGAATCTCTTCCTTTGCAGGGATGTAATATCTTCTGATAGTGCAGTGTATGTATTTTTCCAAAGTTGTGATGCATCAGAAACTTGACAGTATATCAGTATGGTGATAAACAAATTTCGTAATTCATAGTCAGTGACCCATATGGCAGCTTCATTCAAGCAGTCAATCcattctttatcatcatctaaCAACCCCAAAGCATAATATGCGGCTTTGAAAGTTTTATATGTGACCTTGTTTACTGTTCTTATGCATTCGAAGGAAGTGCTACCTTTGACAACATTGAGAAGCATTCGCATGTAAAATCGCTCTCCGGATGAAGGATGGGCAAAGTAAATTATACCAATCGATATCCCTTTTTTTCTCCTTGTCCATATTTTGTCTCGAGTGTTCCAAACCCTCCGAGTTGGAAAATCTGAGTAAGTTAGTTCACGTGCATCTTCATGATTCTTGTTTGTCTCTAGCCATTTTGTGAACTTTGTTTTTTCAACTCCGGGCATGGAAAGCACATTCTCGACACACTTGTCTTCTTCAAATATTACTGTATGTTCTCTATGAAGGTAAAATGGTAATCTCTCAACCGATGGATGTCTATGATTTATATCAAATTGAAAAATTCTCCAGCACGCTTCTGTGGCAGATATATATCTACAATCAAGGTAAGCTTTGATCTCATCTATCCAATTTACCGAGTCAATTGATTCAAGTGTTGCGTTTGCTCTATCAGACCCTTTATTGACATACTTGAACAGATATTTTATCGATCTTGAGTAATTGCAAACCTCAATATTGATGTGTGCATCGAATTTGACAATCAAATTGCGATTGTAAGGTACTACGAAACGATTATCTATTATGAGATCCTTCTTCTTGACATGAATGTCGTTGTTCCTCCTCTTATATATTGGGAATCGTTCGGAATATATTGTTGTCTGATCACTGAATTTTTTCGAGAAATGTCTCGCACACTTGTCTTTTATCATGTATGGAGAGTTTTTATTGAGTTGGCCACATGGTCCATGAATCATATGTTTTTTCACAGCATCATACCCATCAAGATCAACATTGGGGTCAGGAATTTCAACACTTACAATTTCATCAATCCGTGACGTTGTAGGATTTTCCATTATCTGGTCCAAAAAAAGTAGGATGTGTGCATGTGGCAATCCTCTTTTTTGAAATTCAATTGTGTATAAACCTGCAAGGGGAGGATAGTTACATTCATTATTAAAACTTAAGATAATTGCATATAAATGTGTTAAAACCTGATTTAAAGTAATATATAAAAGGATGTTAATATGGggtttttcatttatttattattaaatgcTCTTGTAGTGtttctatttattttatataGCTTTTAACGATTAATATTGGTAAAactttaaatataaaatttaaaaatgacCACTTCAATACTTATCGGAAGAagaattataaattaataaattttataataataattattaatttttgcATAAAATACCGGATTTATTATTCAAGCATGCCTGACTTTTTGGCATTGTAGTAAAAGATTCTATGTAATTATTTGTTTAAAACAAAACTTGATAAATAAATGATAAGAATATTTATAACTAAGTGCTAAACTATTGTAGTCAGGGAACTGTATCTACAATTCATAtattaatttagtatttttatgAATTAAATTTTCATTTATCGATAATAGGAGTGTCTTTCACATAAACCAGATTGTTGAATCCGTGATGATGTGTGCGTGATAAGAATGACATGGCATAAATATGTAAAGTTAGTAAACTTACTTGCAATTATCCTTCCAAAAGGTTCTTCTCTTTTCAAATCTTGCATTAGCTGAAATAGCTTGATCTCGAAAACTCTACATATAACATCCACCCGATTGCTATCGTCTTTTTGTCCAATCAATTGGAGCATATCATTTATTTCTGGCCATTTCGGGTTGCAAGTAAAAGTTATAAACAAATTTGGATATCCTTCCCACTTACAAATAGCCATTGCATCCTGGTAATTTTGTACCCTGTACCTGGGTCCATCGGTGTGTGAAGAAGGTAGGATAACTGACTTCCCCACTTTTCCACAATCTGAATCGCCTCTATGAACCGCATCCATTAGTCCGGAATAGAGGTCCAATCTTAGTTTTTTCTGATTCAGTCGTATCCATCAAAATCTCTCCTCCTCAATTGTCATGTAACAATCAACTATATATTTTTGTAGCAGTCTTTCACTTCGAAGAAGTGTTTGTCCCTCGTTCAACCTTTGTTGTAACCTGAAGCAATAATACTGACACATTGTCAATTTTTTGCCATCTCTCAATGTTATTCCGGGTCTATATCCATATTCACCATGTGGATGTATTAACGGGTATGTCATGGCCATGTAGCTTGGATGTGAATCACTTATCTGTTGTGGGCCGTGCCTCCTATGGTGTACAATAACATCACGCTCGCATATTTTCTTGTCGACATCACCCACGATTAAGCCGGCTATTTTAGAAGCTGTTGGCATGTCATGTTGGCGCCCATTTTGGGATCTTCTACATGGGATTCGCAAGTGAAATAAAGCATCTGATTCTGTGTTGTACCTGTCCCTTGCCTGCCTGAAGGATTTTACCAAATGATTGTTTGTTCCGTCCAGCATATTGGATAACTGAGCGATAATTTCTTCGTCAATGGCTAGATTAGGGCCATTCCTTTGCATTGTGCCAATTCTATTTCTAACTTCGTTCTCAGTATCGTATATGTAAAGCTGCGCATACTTTGGTCGTTCTCCTTTTTCTGGTACTAATGAACCTATAAAATGAATATTGACACCGCTAACCCGGAAGACATATGGGCCTCTTGTTTTATTTATTGTCGAGTCGACTCGCACTCCTAATGATGTAATTGCGAACATGCAGTTATATGCCCTTATGTTTTCCATGAATTTAGTGCCCTTTTTTCCAGATTCAGGTGATTGTAAGTACTTGAGTATTGCAGGCGGTTCTCTCAACAATAGTATATGTACCCGTCCTTCCATGCAATAAAAAGTAAACTTTGGTTGTGAAACATTGTGTGTTTTTTGAATTCTTTCCTCATACCATAAGATGGCACCACATTATTTGCATGTGTATGTAGGTGGTCCAAAATTTCACACATAAGGTTTACTAATTGTCAATAAACATACCAAAATTAGTCTAATAATTATTTCAGAATAAATTTTGTAGATATGGAAATGATTTGTGCATATTGAATAATATGAAGGTAGCATGTTGGTAAATAATACTGCATATATTAACAGGGAGTTTCAATATAAATTTACAGGTTAAAGTCTGACCTTTAACTTTATTTGCACGTCGGGAGGGAGTCACTTCCATTGGTGCAATATCATTTTTAACAGTACCTGCATcataattataaattttgataTTTTGTGCATGTTTTATTCTTGTATGGATATATTTGTGTTCAAAGAAAATATAGCATGTAGTCATTATAACATTACCATTCCTTTGAAGTGATTCAAAAGATATTTGAAGCTTGTCCTCAAGATTGACTTGCAGCATCGAGTCTGTGTAGTATTTCACAATTGTTTGCATTGTATTAATCCATTCGTGTAGGTCTTCACTAAATTTTTCGTGGTTGATTTCAATTTTCCTCTTAAATCTTGCATgcttgcatattttcttttgCAAGTGTCTTATGTTATATTGGGGACTTGGTGGATGGTTTCTAAGTCGTGTCTTTAAAATTCTTTCCTGGCGAGATAAAGCTGATATCTGTCTTTGCAAATGCGGTATTTCTATTGAGATATTCCTTGAATTAATATATTCTTCCACGCTTGAATAAAGAGATTCCATGTAGCCTATGGGGAATCACACAGAAATTGCAAGTATGAAACCGATTACTGAGATTAGTTAACTTAAATTGATCCACTAAAAGGTGAAGTGCACATACGGAGAAAATGTCAAGAGAAAGAGCAGGGTGGATAAAGGATAAAGGTGCATCTCATAAAAGGTTTGGTTTTGCATTCCAGATGTGTTTTGTGATCAGTTTTCACCGTTTATAAATTTACATTAACTTTCTTTTTGGTTAATTATTTTCCAGATGTGTTCTGACAGTCTTCCTTGGGCATGATTATTGGTTTGTGTATAAAAGTTACACAGACAATATCATATTAACAAAATCTAGGTCTTAACCCATAGATATTGAAAGTATATTTTTCGTGATTATCCTCAGAAGTTTAAACTTTGTGTATGTGTATCAAGTTAAAAATATTTGTCTAAAAATAGTGAAAACAAATTGTAAAATATCCATCAATTTAAGTGTATATTTGAAAAAACATGTTAAGAAACATCAATTGTGAAAGGTACACAAATAGAGAACAAAAGTAATTAACACACGTGATTGATATGTTAAAGTTCTTTGGTAAAATCTTTGAGTATACAGCTGCACTTGTAAGAAATCAGTAACAGAGCAATGAATGTCTTGGTGTTCAAACAAATATAACAATTTTCTGGGGTTGTTGCCAGACACCGATTCATCTTCGTTGACAGATACCCAGTAACAGCTGGGTACGGGTTTTGAACAATTGCTTTCATTGTAATTCTAATTGAAGTTTGACTTccaattttttaattaatttgcTTTTACTTTTAATGaggttttattaattatttttttaaattttaaaataactCACCCAATTTGATTTTTGAACTGAGATATGTAAAAAAGAAAGTCatttgaattttttaaattttaggGACAATCAAatatagttttttttaaatacactttttaaaaaatattttcaaa is a window from the Apium graveolens cultivar Ventura chromosome 1, ASM990537v1, whole genome shotgun sequence genome containing:
- the LOC141714060 gene encoding uncharacterized protein LOC141714060, which produces MDAVHRGDSDCGKVGKSVILPSSHTDGPRYRVQNYQDAMAICKWEGYPNLFITFTCNPKWPEINDMLQLIGQKDDSNRVDVICRVFEIKLFQLMQDLKREEPFGRIIASLYTIEFQKRGLPHAHILLFLDQIMENPTTSRIDEIVSVEIPDPNVDLDGYDAVKKHMIHGPCGQLNKNSPYMIKDKCARHFSKKFSDQTTIYSERFPIYKRRNNDIHVKKKDLIIDNRFVVPYNRNLIVKFDAHINIEVCNYSRSIKYLFKYVNKGSDRANATLESIDSVNWIDEIKAYLDCRYISATEACWRIFQFDINHRHPSVERLPFYLHREHTVIFEEDKCVENVLSMPGVEKTKFTKWLETNKNHEDARELTYSDFPTRRVWNTRDKIWTRRKKGISIGIIYFAHPSSGERFYMRMLLNVVKGSTSFECIRTVNKVTYKTFKAAYYALGLLDDDKEWIDCLNEAAIWVTDYELRNLFITILIYCQVSDASQLWKNTYTALSEDITSLQRKRFRNKCLQLTKEQVEAYTLVEIETLMQKLGKSLRDIDGMPPT